The DNA sequence GGCTTTCACGACGACGTGGTGATCGAGGTCCGGGCGCAAGGCAGTGGGAGCCTGATCGAAATGCGATCACGCGGCCGCGAGGGGATCGGCGATTTCGGCCGCAACAACCGCCACATCGAAGATTTTTTCGCGCGCTTGAAAACCCGCCTGACCAGGGCCTAACGTGAGCGCTAACTTAAGCGCCGTCATTTGCTTGTCGCCAAGCGATTGGGCGGTCCGGCCAGTGGGTTGGGCTGAGTGTAGCTTACCGTTTGTCCGTCTCTAAGGTCGGCGTTGAAGGGATCGACGACCAGATCGTCGGTTGAGAGGCCCGAGGTAATCTCGATGTAGTTCGGCTCGACCAGCCCAGTCGAGACCGAACGCGTCGTCACGGCGCCCTTGCTTGCCACCAGGACCGTGGCGCTTTGGCGACCTTGACTCACCGCGGAAATAGGAAGGCGCAGGGCCTGAGGATGTGAAACCAGATCGAGCTTGACGTGCGCGTACATGCGAGGATAAAGCGCCTGATCGCTATTGTCGATATCAACCTCGGCCAACATGGTGCGGGTGGTGAGATCCAGGGCGCCCGCATAACGGGTCACCGAACTTTTGATTGACAGACCGGGCATCCCGTCCACGGTCAAGGTGGCCGGCGTGCCGCGGCGAATATAACGGCACCATCGTGCAGGTACGTAGACGTAAACGCGCAACCGATTGGTCTTTGCGATAGTCAGGATCGGCCCGCCACCGATACGATGGCCGCCTGCCCCCTCGGTGGCGCCCGGAGAGATCAGGGCCGAGGTTTCGTTGACTCCAAAATCGCCGCCTCCGGCGCGCACCAAAGCGCCTGGGTCCACGAAGCGCCCGGTGATTCGGCCATCGAAGGGCGCGATGATTTTGGTATAGCCCACCATGGTTTGCAAAGTATGTACGGCGGCCTGCGCTTGCTGGTACTGAGCATAAGCCATATCCACGTCTTCCTGAGAAACCAGACGTGGATCGGAGGTCTGAACTCGCTTTATGCGCTCATAGGTGAGCTTTTCGATCACGAGGTGCGCTTGAGCGTGCTGAAGATTGGAATGGAGTTCGGGGACTTGTATTTCGGCCAGCACCTCACCGCGCTTGACCTCATCGCCCTTATCGACCGCGATTGACTTCAGATAGCCCGTCACCTTGGAGTGCAAGGCAGCTTCATAAAAGCCCACCAGATCGCCCGGCAGTTCGATACTCAGCGTCATCTCGCCGCGCTGCGGATGAATCACGCTGACGCGAGGCGTCGCCGGCGGTGTAGCCCGGGTCGCGGGGTGAGAGCATGCGGATAGCACCGCCGCGATTGCCAGCGCCAGGCACGCGGCGCTGACGCTTTTGATAGTCATGATTGTGATTCCTTTGCGCGTTGAGTCAGGATCCTTCTTGGCAGTTATGGATTGGCTTGCGCGGGCGGCGGGGCGGCCGCAGGCGCCGGTTTGAGGGAATAAAACAGCTCCCACACGCTGGGCACCAAAAACAAGGTCATCACCAGCGAGACGCTGAGCCCGCCGATGACCGCGCGCGCCAGCGGTGCGGAAGCCGCGCTTCCAGCCTCCAGTTTCATCGCCAATGGAGTCAAGCCGGCCACCGTGGCCAAGGAGGTCATCAAGATCGGTCGCATCCTGATCCGCGCCGCCTCGACCGCGGCCTGACGCAGAGGCATTCCCTCGAGGCGGCGTTGGTTGGCGAAATCGATCAGCAAAATCGCGTTGGATACCACGATCCCGATCATCACGATCACACCCATCATCGACTCGATATTCACCGTGGTATGGGTTGCCCAGAGCATCCAAACTACTCCGATCAAGCCCATGGGCACGGAAAACAAAAAGATGAAAGGGTCAAGCCAGGAACGGCCTTGGGCTACTCCGACCAGATAAACCACCAGCACCGCCAACGCAAATCCGCTTTCCATGCTCGCGAAGGTCTTTTGCATGTTGACCACCGAGCCGCGAAAATACGTCGTGATTGCGGGTGGCGCTTTCAGACCGGCAATCGCTCGCTTGACGGCGTCAAGAGTGCCACCCATATCACTGGTGCGCGGCGAAACCAGCACGTCGACCACTCGCTGGATGTTGTAGTGATCGGCCTCGGCCGGATAATGCGTCCGCTTGATGCTGGCCACCTCTCCCAGAAGTATGGATTCCTCGTGGCCGGAGGCGGAGTCAATCCGCGAGCGGGCAGGGCGATAGTTATAGTCGTGATAATTCTCGCCCATCCGCGTCCCGACCGGTAGATCGAGCAAAGTCTGAAAGGAATTGATGTTCTCTTCGAAATATTGAGCGCTCAAATAGTAATCGTCGCCGTTGCGAGGGTCGATCCAGATCGAGGGCTTGATCATATCGTTGCTGTTGATGGCGGTGATCAGATTGGTAATCACCGAGCGCTCGGTGATACCCAGGCGTGCGGCCTTGGTGCGGTCCACGTCTATTTCGACGGTTGGATAGTCCGCGATCTGCTTGAGCATTACCTGCCCGACCTCGGGCAGTCCTTCGATGCGCTGGTTGATCTGACGAGCATAGTTGAACATCGGTTTGAAGTCTTCGGTCATCGGGGCGCTGAGTTGGATGTCGATGGGAGCAAGCGAACCAAAATCAAGTACGGCATCGATGATGCTGCCGGAGCTGAAAAAGGTTTTGACGTCGGGAATTTGGCGAGTTAGTGCCTCTCTCACGGCTTGTTCGTAGTACTGCGTGGAATGGACGTGAGAGCTGCGCAGGGCCACCATGATTTGCCCGGTGTCCTCGCCGGAATTGGGGGTATATAGCGCCGAAATGTTGGCTACTACCCCGAGGTTGGCGATTACGTTTTGCAGGTCATGAGGTGGAATGACCTGGTGGATTATTTGGTTGATATGTTTTGCAACCGCATCTGTCAATTCGAGGCGGGTGCCCACCGGGGTGGTGATGTTGATTACGAATTTGCCGGGATCAGTCTCGGGAAAGAGCCGGGTCCCCAGGCGAGGAAACAGCAACATCGATAGCGCGAAAAGCACGACGGTCCCCACGATGACGGCGAGCTTGTGATTGAGCGAGCGATCAAGCACGCTGGCAAACCGCTCGGCGAAATGATTGTAACCGCGATCGAAGGCGGCCAGCGGTCCGCGCCGGGTGTCGATGCCAGTGGCTTCGCGTTGGGCGGCTTGACGCGCTTCCTCCGGATTAAGTAGACGCGCGCAGTAGATGGGAATGATAGACATCGAGACTACGTACGAAGCGGCCATTGAAAAAAACACCGCCAACGCAAGCGCGGTGAACAGCTCCTTGCTCACACCATACAGAAAAATCACCGGGAGAAAGACCACGATGGTGCTGATGGTGGAGGCCAGGACCGCGTAGGTTACTTCGCCGGCTCCATCGGCCGCGGCGGCTTGCGGTTGCTTGCCCATGGCGAGATGGCGATTGATGTTCTCCAGGACCACCGTGGAGTCATCAATAAGCCGCCCGATAGCAAGTGTGAAGCCGCCCAGAGTCATCAGGTTGATGGTTTGGTGGGCCAATCCCAATCCGACGATTCCAGCCAGAATCGACAGCGGAATCGACAGAAAAATGGCAAAAGTGGAGCGCAGACTGCCTAAGAAGAGCAAAATCATCAGGGAAGCCAGGATGGCACCCGAGGCTGCCTCGTGCTCCAGGGCATGCACTGCCTCAAGGATGGTTCCTTCTTGGCTGAAGAGGGTGCCAACTTTCATGTTGGGGGGCAGCCCCGTGACGTGACGCACTGCCTGCTTGACCCCAGTGATTACGTCCAAGGTATTGGCGCCGGTCTGCTTGAAGATCGGGATGTAGACGGAGGGCTTTCCGTCGATCAATACCTCGTTATATTGGATTTCAGCGGCCTTTTCGGCTTTGCCCACGTCGCCCACGTACGTCGGCGCCTGGCCGGGGCCGATCATCACCGGCACTTGATTGAGCTCTTTGGGACCGGGGATCTGCGCGTTGCTATAGATGTACCAGTCGTAAGGTCCGATTTTGGCGTCTCCAGCCGGAAGAATCTGGTTGGTCGAGTTGACCGCGCTGGTGACGTCGTCCAGAGTAATTCCCTTGGCTTGCAGCTTCTGGCGGTCCAAGTAAACCATTATTTGGCGAATTTTGCCGCCAAAAGGATAGGGCACCGAAGCCCCACTGACGGTGGCCATGAAGTTGCGCACGTTGTAGCGCCCTTCATTCTGTAATTCGGTTTCATCGTACGGGCCGGACACCGTCACTAGAATTACCGGAATCGACGACGACGCGTTGTATTCAAGCACCAGCGGGGGTAGCGTCCCGGGCGGCATCAATCCCAAATCCCCCATCGCCAGGGTCGCCAGGTTGGCGGCGCCCACTCCGATATCGACCTCGGGGTGGAAGTAAACGGTAATCGCGCTGACCCCGGGAATCGAGCGTGATTCGATATGTTCGATGCCGTTGCCAAGCGTGAAGAAGCGTTCATAACGGCTGGTGATATCCTGTTCCATCGCCAACGGTGCGAACCCTGGATAGAAGGTGGCGACCACGGCCGCCTTGATGTACAGGCGTGGAAAGACGTCCACCGGCAGTTGGGTCAAGGTCATGATCCCGAGGATCACGACCAGCAGGGCGGCCACGATGATCAGATGCGGATTACGCAGTGAGAATCCTGGCATCCTTGTCTCCCCACCACTCCCGGCCTATCGTCGCCGATTTGCGCTCAGGGGCGCTATGCGCCGCTAGCCCCACAACCCGCCAGGGCCGACACTGCCACCCTCCAGCTCTCGGCGGCCTTTTGACGGCACTTGATCCTGGTGCTGATTGGGTAAGCGCACGAAGTTGTGTTCCGTTGCAGGCGCGCGCGAGGCCGGTGTCAAATCATTAAGACCCAGGGTCGGGTCGATTGGGCGCGTGGGCTCTTGCCGAGTCGCAAATCTAAAGGAGGTGTGCATGTTGCTCGGCATGCTGAAGGATTTGAATTTGAAATGACCTGCACGCTCTTGCGCTCCCAGGCCATCGAGATCGTGCTCCGTCGGTGATCGATTCAAAAGGTAAATCGTCTAGACCAAATTAAAGCGCTGCCAAGCCAGAGACTAACTCAAGCGTAAACGCTGGCGCAACATACCTGGCTTGCGGCCGAGCTAAAACCTACTCGGGCCAGGCGCAGGCAGCGCCGTGCGCCAGAGGGAGCCACGTGCCGACGGCTTGATCGCGCGGAGGTTCTCGGGACCGAAAAGAGAAGTTGGCGGGTTAACTTAATCGATGCTCGAAGCGGGATACCCGGCACAAAACAGTCGCTCACCGGTTGGCATCGCGGGTGACCTCTTCGGAGCAGGTCGCAATTCCTTCTTGCACACCGTTCCAGTCATGTGCCGCTAGCATCATAGCACTTGCGCTGGGAGGAAGTGGAAGTGAAGGCACGCATGGTTGTAACAATGGCGCTGAGTGCTCTGTTCGTGGCCTCGATGGTTCCACCTCATCGTCTGCTGGCGGCCTGCGGGCTGCTACGCCATGACCTGACGGTGGGCAGCCATCCGCTCGGCGTGCTCGCCATTGACGTCAACGGCGACGGGTTGCCCGACCTGGTGGCGCTCAACGCCGACTCGTGGTCGATCTCGGTGCTGCTGCGCCAAAAAACCGGCGGTTATGTACGCCTGCCCGACGTCGCGCTGCCGCAGCTTCCGCGCGGCATTGTGTCGGCGGATTTTAACGGCGATGGCGTGCCCGACCTGGCGGTCTCGATGGGATTGAGTTCGGTGGAAATCTTGTATGGCAACGGCGCGGGAGGCTTCAGCGTGGCTGCCACCGTGATGGTGGGCAAAGTGCCACAAGGAATGACGGTGGGAGATTTCAATGGCGATGGGCGGGTCGATTTGGCGGTGGCGTGCGAGGGCAGCAGCGTGATCTCGGTGGTTCTCAATCTGGCCTCCGGCTACACCATAGCGTCGAATCCGGTAGTCGGAGTGCTGCCGATGGATGTAGTCACGGCCGACTTCAACGGCGACGGCAAGCTCGATCTGGCAGTGACCAACAGCGGCTCGCAGACCGTAAGCATTCTGCTGGGCAATGGCGCGGGCAGCTTCAGCTTGGCGCATAATATTTTGCTAAGCGGTAAACCCGATTACATTATCACCGGCGATTTCAAGAACGATGGCAAGCTGGAACTGGTGGTGTCCCTGGGACTTAGCCCCAATCAACCGCTGGCAGTAATTCTGACCGGCGACGGCACCGGCAATTTTTCGCCCGCCTACCTGATCGCTGGGATCAAGCCCACTGGGCTGGCGGTGGGTGATTTCAACCACGATGGCAACCTGGATCTAGCAGCCGCGAACTGGGGTAGCAACATGGTCGCGGTGATGTTCGGCAACGGAGCGGGCCGCTTTTACGCGCCCCAGTATTACAGCACCGGCGCGCAACCGACCGCGATGGCGGCGGCGGACCTTAACCGGGACGGCTCGACCGATTTGATTTCGGCGGATACCGGCAGCAACACGTTGACGATTCTGCCCAACCAGGGCGACGGCAAGTTCTCGTTCTCCCTGTCCGGCATTGCTGCGGGTGCCGGTCCGCATGCGCTAGTCAGCGGCGATTTCAACGGCGACGGGCTGACCGACCTGGCAGTGGCCGACGCCTCATCCAACCAAGTCACGATGCTTCTGGGTAAAGCCGGCGGCGGGCTGGTGGGGGGCGCGCAGATTGCGGTAGGCAGCGAACCCTTTGCCCTGGCGGCGAGCGATTTCACCAATAATGGGTTGCTGGATTTGGCCGTGGTCAATCAGCTCTCCAGCGACATATCGGTGCTACTCAACGACGGCACCGGCAACTTCGGCGCTTCCTACGCTACCACCACCGCCAATAGTCCGGTGGCAATCGCCAGCGCCGATTTCAATCATGATGGGTTCGCCGACCTGGCGGTGGCCAATTACGGCGCCGCTTCAGTGACGATTTTGCCTGGCGACGGCGCAGGCGACTTCGGACCACCCACGCAGTATAATGCCGGCGATTATCCGATCGCGCTGGCCGCGGGGGATTTCAATAACGATGGCAATCCCGACTTGGCCGTGGTTGCGGCCGGGGATTACGCGGTCGATATCTTGCTCAACAACGGCAGTGGCCAGTTCGGCTCGCCCACTGCCTTCGCCGTGGGGCAGTTTCCCCGCGCCGTGGCTTTGGGCGACTTCAACAAGGATGGCAATCTGGACGTGGCCGTGGCCAACGG is a window from the Candidatus Binataceae bacterium genome containing:
- a CDS encoding efflux RND transporter periplasmic adaptor subunit; the protein is MTIKSVSAACLALAIAAVLSACSHPATRATPPATPRVSVIHPQRGEMTLSIELPGDLVGFYEAALHSKVTGYLKSIAVDKGDEVKRGEVLAEIQVPELHSNLQHAQAHLVIEKLTYERIKRVQTSDPRLVSQEDVDMAYAQYQQAQAAVHTLQTMVGYTKIIAPFDGRITGRFVDPGALVRAGGGDFGVNETSALISPGATEGAGGHRIGGGPILTIAKTNRLRVYVYVPARWCRYIRRGTPATLTVDGMPGLSIKSSVTRYAGALDLTTRTMLAEVDIDNSDQALYPRMYAHVKLDLVSHPQALRLPISAVSQGRQSATVLVASKGAVTTRSVSTGLVEPNYIEITSGLSTDDLVVDPFNADLRDGQTVSYTQPNPLAGPPNRLATSK
- a CDS encoding efflux RND transporter permease subunit: MPGFSLRNPHLIIVAALLVVILGIMTLTQLPVDVFPRLYIKAAVVATFYPGFAPLAMEQDITSRYERFFTLGNGIEHIESRSIPGVSAITVYFHPEVDIGVGAANLATLAMGDLGLMPPGTLPPLVLEYNASSSIPVILVTVSGPYDETELQNEGRYNVRNFMATVSGASVPYPFGGKIRQIMVYLDRQKLQAKGITLDDVTSAVNSTNQILPAGDAKIGPYDWYIYSNAQIPGPKELNQVPVMIGPGQAPTYVGDVGKAEKAAEIQYNEVLIDGKPSVYIPIFKQTGANTLDVITGVKQAVRHVTGLPPNMKVGTLFSQEGTILEAVHALEHEAASGAILASLMILLFLGSLRSTFAIFLSIPLSILAGIVGLGLAHQTINLMTLGGFTLAIGRLIDDSTVVLENINRHLAMGKQPQAAAADGAGEVTYAVLASTISTIVVFLPVIFLYGVSKELFTALALAVFFSMAASYVVSMSIIPIYCARLLNPEEARQAAQREATGIDTRRGPLAAFDRGYNHFAERFASVLDRSLNHKLAVIVGTVVLFALSMLLFPRLGTRLFPETDPGKFVINITTPVGTRLELTDAVAKHINQIIHQVIPPHDLQNVIANLGVVANISALYTPNSGEDTGQIMVALRSSHVHSTQYYEQAVREALTRQIPDVKTFFSSGSIIDAVLDFGSLAPIDIQLSAPMTEDFKPMFNYARQINQRIEGLPEVGQVMLKQIADYPTVEIDVDRTKAARLGITERSVITNLITAINSNDMIKPSIWIDPRNGDDYYLSAQYFEENINSFQTLLDLPVGTRMGENYHDYNYRPARSRIDSASGHEESILLGEVASIKRTHYPAEADHYNIQRVVDVLVSPRTSDMGGTLDAVKRAIAGLKAPPAITTYFRGSVVNMQKTFASMESGFALAVLVVYLVGVAQGRSWLDPFIFLFSVPMGLIGVVWMLWATHTTVNIESMMGVIVMIGIVVSNAILLIDFANQRRLEGMPLRQAAVEAARIRMRPILMTSLATVAGLTPLAMKLEAGSAASAPLARAVIGGLSVSLVMTLFLVPSVWELFYSLKPAPAAAPPPAQANP
- a CDS encoding VCBS repeat-containing protein; its protein translation is MKARMVVTMALSALFVASMVPPHRLLAACGLLRHDLTVGSHPLGVLAIDVNGDGLPDLVALNADSWSISVLLRQKTGGYVRLPDVALPQLPRGIVSADFNGDGVPDLAVSMGLSSVEILYGNGAGGFSVAATVMVGKVPQGMTVGDFNGDGRVDLAVACEGSSVISVVLNLASGYTIASNPVVGVLPMDVVTADFNGDGKLDLAVTNSGSQTVSILLGNGAGSFSLAHNILLSGKPDYIITGDFKNDGKLELVVSLGLSPNQPLAVILTGDGTGNFSPAYLIAGIKPTGLAVGDFNHDGNLDLAAANWGSNMVAVMFGNGAGRFYAPQYYSTGAQPTAMAAADLNRDGSTDLISADTGSNTLTILPNQGDGKFSFSLSGIAAGAGPHALVSGDFNGDGLTDLAVADASSNQVTMLLGKAGGGLVGGAQIAVGSEPFALAASDFTNNGLLDLAVVNQLSSDISVLLNDGTGNFGASYATTTANSPVAIASADFNHDGFADLAVANYGAASVTILPGDGAGDFGPPTQYNAGDYPIALAAGDFNNDGNPDLAVVAAGDYAVDILLNNGSGQFGSPTAFAVGQFPRAVALGDFNKDGNLDVAVANGLSDDITVLFGNGAGSFPTSVTVATTYGGAPSALGVGDFNNDGNPDIAVSLAGTGQLTILYGDGKGGFALDTVLAAPNPFSLAAGIFDPSNLPGVAVASFSSNQVVVIPNCSLTF